In the Candidatus Methylomirabilota bacterium genome, CCCCTCGAAACCGGCCAGTGGGTCACCGTGGAATACCACAAGGACGGAACACAGCCCGGGCCACCCGCTGCCCTCCGGATTGTTGTGGTTCAGTAGGACATTCGGCAATCTGTGGATCGGGCCTCCTACTGGGTATTTACATCTTATATAGTTCGAGATATCCACACTGCGGACAGCTAAAGGGGCTGACCGTCAGAACCCTGCTCAGATCTGTTTCGAACGTTCCATCCAATAGCCGCTTGCCGGCTACCAGGGCGAAGACGTAGACCTCGTCCGTCTCCTTCCCGTATTCGATCCAGGAAGATCCTCCACACTTGGGACATGGCTGTTTCGGTCCTTCCATTTCCACCCCTTCTTTTTTTTAGCGTCTTAAGAACGAGGGCTCAGTTGAATCATAACTGTCGCCATTCCGTCTCCTCGTCTCGATTTCCCTTGGTCCAGTGGACGCGCGAAAGCCCCTGTAGGTTAGCCTTAGTCGTAATGAGATTCCAGCGAAATTTCTTCCGAAGAGGATCTAGAGCAAGGCAAGAAGTGAGAGAGAGGGGGATTGACGGGCTCCGCAGCCTGTCCTTCCTACAAGGTCTGGATCTTCTGGAGCCACTCCTTGGAGGGGATAACGCAGAGAAAGCCTAATGGCTCGTCGCTGATACTTTCGAACTGGTGCTGTTCATGCTGGGGGATATAAATGACATCACCGGGCCCGACCTCGTGGATCTCCCATCCCAGAAGGACCCGTGCCCGGCCTTTCATGATCATGATCCCCTGATCATGGAGGTGATGTTCGAACGAGGATTGACCACCGGGCAGGATCTCGAAGTAGCGCATGGCAAAATTATGTGCCCCATCCGTCGGCCCGATGATGACGTGGCGACAACTCCCCTCGCTAGCCCCGCCCCCTTGATAGGGTTCTATCTCGATACCTTCCCATTCGAAGTTACCGTCCTTGCCAATTTGCTTGTGCACTGTGCCCATGGTAGTTTCCTCGTCACATAAAGTTGGGGACGGCTCCGCCGTGCAGGTTCGAAATCCGCTCGGCCATTCCCCGTTGAAAGCCCACCTGGACTAGGCGCTTTACGCGGGTGGCATGCATCTCCCTGTACAATTCCCTGACCCGCTCGCGTCCTTCGGCTACCTGCTCGGGAGCCGAGCCGCCACCTGCGAGGACTGCCAAAGCATGCTGAACGAAGGGGCTGGCCCCGGCGGCCTGCCGGAGAAAGGCGACCCTTGCCTCAGCCGCCTGGTAGAGCTGCAGTACCAGGGCCGGATCGTGTTTGAGGTGATAGGTAAGGTGGGATACGCCGTATCCCACATGCCGGCCCTCATCCTGCCGGGTCAACTTGAAGATCTGGGCGGTGACCGGATCCGGGGCCACTTCTTCGAGGAACATCAGGAGTTCCATAAAAGTTCCCTCCCCGAGGATGTGGAGAAGGAAGGAGGCGCTGGTGAAGTCCTCTTGGTTGAGGAGGCTCTTCAGGGACCACTCGGTCGCGGCCGAGACGTACTGGAGGCCCCCACCATTGGCCAACGCGCGCTTGGTGAAGACCTCCACGTGACGCGCCTCGTCGTCCACCTGACTCGCCAGGAAAAGGACGACCTCAGTGAAGCGGGGGTCCACCCGGGTCAGCAGCTTTGCGGGGAGGTACAGGGCCAGGTATTCGTTCTGGATCATGAAGGTGCAGATCTGACAGGTCGCCCGCTCCAGATCCTCCGGCAAGGGTTTGAGGTCCTGCCACGGAATGTCGGTGGTCGCATCCCACTTTCCCACCTTGGCCTGCTCCACCAGGTCAGCGATGTTTTCGGCCCAGACCACCGCTTTCTTGTTTACCGGAAAATCAAAATGCGGAGTGTGAGGGTCCACCACCGAGCCTCGTTGGGCGAGTCCCCAATGAGGTGGGGCATTTTCTGGCACCTGGCCCGCTTGACCCACAAAGCAGTCCCGCAGGTCAATCCCCCCGCCATCTCGGGGCGGAACGCGAATGCCCCAATCAGGTTCACCCCAGTTCGTCGTGTCCGGTATTTTGATCTCCGTCACTGGTCATCCCCCTTCTTGAATCGAAGATTTCGGTCAGCGTTGGTGTAATAATCCTGTAGTTTAACAAGACCCTGGCCTGGTGAGAAGCCCTAAAGATACTCCTCCTCTCGCTGGGGAGGGAAGTCCATTTTTCCGGGCGGAGAAAGAATCTCTGGTCCCCCAAGAGTGGCCCGGGCCTCATCGAGAAGTTTCTGAACATGCTCAGTGACAATCTGTTTTTCTGTAGAGACGAGGTCAAAGTATCTACGGTGAGGATAGAGTTCCCTGGCAACGCCGAGCATGAGATGGCCCAGAGTGGCGGCGATGAGGGTCCCATACAGAGGATCCTGACCTTCTGGCTTCATCGTTGCCTCCCTTCCCTTTGACGATGACAATCAGGATTGTCCCTCCGCGTTTGAAACCGGTGCGACGATTGAGCTAGGGTTCGATTATTCTATCGGATTCGATGGGTGGCGGCAAGCCGGTCCCTTTGGGCGTGCAGACAGCCGCTGGGTAATTGTCCCGCTGATCGCTGACTGTCAACAGCTAGATCTCGTCTGTGTTGGGGATTGCCAGGGAAGAAAGAGGGGATTCCCGACTGATCGTCAGGGAATCCCCCAAAAGGAAGAGGTTCCGTGGTCTATTGAATGGATGACAACGACGAACACCTGGCTCCATTAAAGGAGCCCAAGCCGATTTCAGCCTCGTGTAGGAGAGGAGACGCTGCCGACTAGCTGCCCATCGGCATTCTGGTCATGAGCCTCGCGTACCCCCTGCCGTCGATCTTCCTCGATCGCAGCAGTGATAGCTTTCTCCGCACAGCTCATACAAATCATTCCGCCATGCTCACATGTCTCGAAGGCCTGAATTGCCCACTCTTTCGAAGTCATCCCTTCACCCCCTACGCAGGGCCGATCTTTGCCCTGGCGTGTGAAATATCGGAGCCGACTGTGCTCGTTCTAGATCGACAAGATCGCCGTCACATAATATTGCAAGATGCGGACCATCTCCCCTTTATAGTAACTAGTGCCGCACCAACTATTATTCGCTAACATTCCACTCTGGTGCGGCACTTCCGCTAGGGGGGCAGGCCCCCCTTCGGCGCTCGGCTGTGGCCTCGCTGAGCACCCCCCAGGCGTGGGGGAGCCTCTCCCCCACCCCCCTCAGTGCCCCTAGCCGTATCTTGTGAATCTTGGGAGAAGTTAGTTGGAGGGGCACTAGCTGAATCTACACACGCGACTGAACTGGCCTGTATTCGCACGGTGGCAAAAAGACCACTCAGTTATGGTCTACCTGGCGCACTTTCTCTTAGAGGAGTTGGCCGGAGGGATAAGAGGACTTGGTGAGGGTCCTAGAGGACGTTGTGCTACCAATGAGGTTGGTGACCCGTGCAGGATTCGAACCTGCGGCCCCCTGCTTAAAAGGCAGGTGCTCTGCCAGCTGAGCTAACGGGTCACAGGCGTGATTTTGCACGTTTATCTGGTGGGAGTCAACCCCCACCTTGCCCGACGTGCCCGAAAACGTGCCCGTAAGTTTCCGGGTAGCGTCCTGAAGGGCGGTGTCGCTGACGATAGCGTAGCGTCGGTAGACACTCTCAGTTTTGTGACCAGTCAACTTCATTGCTACTGACAGGGGCACGCCTGCTCGTTCCATGTTTCTCACCGCCGTCCGACGGAAATCATGTCGGAGCATCCAGGGTAACCCGGCCTTCCGACACGCGGTCTGCCATGCCTTTCTGAAGCTCTTGATCCGTTGCCCCTGGAAGCAGCCCATCAGGTATGGAAAAACCCAGGGGATGACCCGCCCCATCTGCTTGGCAACCCGGTCCGCACGATCCAACTGCTGAGCCAACAGTGACCGGAGATCGGGAGTCAGGTAGACCACACGGCCCTCACCGTTCTTTGTGGTCCCTGGATCGAGGCGCAAGGTTCCAGCCTTAAGATCCAACTGGCGGCGTTGTAGGGTCAGTACCTCCGACTTGATACGCCAGCCGAAGGTGTAGGCGATGGCTACGGCCACTTGGAGGTCCTCGGGGAGGCGACGGCGCACCGCCTCATACTGTTCCCGTTCAAAGAAGAAGCCCTGGCGCGGTGGGGCCTCTTTGAGCATCTTGATCGGGGGCACGCGGAGGAGCTTACCGTTCTCGTGGGCGAGGCGAAGCATCCGCTTCAGTAGTGATAGCTCGATGTTGATGGTCCGGTTGCTCACCCCACGTTCCTGCCGTTGGGCCACGTAGGTGGTCACGAAGGTAGGCCCGATGTTGGCAGCCCGGCGACCACGGAAGAACTTGTCCAGGTGTGCGAAGCGTTGCTCCACCTCATCCAGGTGGCGACGGCCTGTCGTGCGGTAGTCCTGGCGAAGGTCCCCGGCTAGCTCGTCA is a window encoding:
- a CDS encoding cupin domain-containing protein, encoding MGTVHKQIGKDGNFEWEGIEIEPYQGGGASEGSCRHVIIGPTDGAHNFAMRYFEILPGGQSSFEHHLHDQGIMIMKGRARVLLGWEIHEVGPGDVIYIPQHEQHQFESISDEPLGFLCVIPSKEWLQKIQTL
- a CDS encoding DUF455 domain-containing protein; translation: MTEIKIPDTTNWGEPDWGIRVPPRDGGGIDLRDCFVGQAGQVPENAPPHWGLAQRGSVVDPHTPHFDFPVNKKAVVWAENIADLVEQAKVGKWDATTDIPWQDLKPLPEDLERATCQICTFMIQNEYLALYLPAKLLTRVDPRFTEVVLFLASQVDDEARHVEVFTKRALANGGGLQYVSAATEWSLKSLLNQEDFTSASFLLHILGEGTFMELLMFLEEVAPDPVTAQIFKLTRQDEGRHVGYGVSHLTYHLKHDPALVLQLYQAAEARVAFLRQAAGASPFVQHALAVLAGGGSAPEQVAEGRERVRELYREMHATRVKRLVQVGFQRGMAERISNLHGGAVPNFM